Part of the Arachis hypogaea cultivar Tifrunner chromosome 6, arahy.Tifrunner.gnm2.J5K5, whole genome shotgun sequence genome, tcaattgtccctgattttgaagatcatgagtgaagaagaatttgggaaaaatatgctttgttctatcatctttgatatatccgcctttaagttgagcaatacatgctgtattatcttcaaacaggacagttggagctatcttattatcaattagtccacatgatgacagaatatattggatcaaacttctcagccaaaaacactcgcgactatcttcatgtatcgctagtatttcggcatgattagaggatgttgcggCAATAgtttgtttcgtggacctccatgatatagctgtaccaccatatgtgaacaggtatcctgtttgagatctccctttgtgtggatcagacaagtatctagcatctgcatagccaactagttgtgacttggatccatagggataaaacaatcccatatcaaccgttccatgaagatattgaaagatttgcttgattccactccaatgtcttttggttggagaggaactataccttgctagtaaattcaccgcgaatgatatgtcaggtcgcgtattattagcaagatacattagcgctccaatggcactaagatatggtacttcaggaccaaggatatcttcattctcttctttaggacaaaattgatccttctccacatccaaagatcttacgatcattggggtactcaagggatgtgacttatccatataaaatattttcaagatcttttctgtgtatgtcgcttgatgaataaagatcccattttttgtatgctcgatctgcaaaccgagacaaaatttagtctttccaatatctttcatctcaaactcttcctttagagtttttataattgttggaatctcttcaggagttctaatgatatttaaattatcaacgtacacagcaataataatgaatccagatgcatttttctttatgaaaacacaggggcagatatcatcattcttgaatccgtttttggccagatactcagtaagatgattataccacattcgtctggattactttagaccatataaagatctttgcaatttaactgagtataacccttgcgaatattcactggatggtttagatatctttagttcttcagggactttcatatagatatctcaATCTAAttagccgtataaataggctgttaccacatccattaaatgcatatgcagtttatgatatgcagataaactgaccaaataacgcaatgttatcgcatccactataggggaatacgtttcttcataatctataccgggtctttgtgaaaaaccttatgccacaagtcgggctttatagcgcacaacttcatttttctcattttgttttctcacaaatacccatcggtatccaacaggttttacatcttcaggtgtacagactacaggtccaaagacttcacgttttgcaagtgagtctaattcagccttcatggcttcttcccattttggccaatcatttctttgtcgacattcttcgactgatcttggctcaagatccttactttcatgcatgatattcaatgccacattatatgcaaatatttcattgacaattatcttatttcggtcccatttctctcctgtaaagacataatttatcgagatctcatcattttcgcaattttcaggtacctgaacgtcttctggcgttaaaattatattagaattttggacaactgcaggtgtctttactgtgtctttttcaacaagaatagtatttacctcttttctcttttgaggatttttatctttggaaccgataggcctgccacgcttctgacgtgtatttgcttcagtggctatttgtctTACTggaacatcaattcgaattggggcattttccaccctgccacgcttctggtgcgaatttgcttcagtggctatttgtccttCTGGGATATCAATTTGAATTGGGgtatttttcgctggtatataagatttggttatcctctttgtatcggaaaatgcatcagtcaattcatttgctattctttgcaaatgtataatcttttgaacttctagttcacatttcCCTAATCGAGGatcaatgatgatgcattccaattaagttccttttcaggaagcttattctctccccctaatgttggaaattttgatttatcaaaatGAAAATCTGCAAACTGggatttaaatacatctccaatttgtatctcaagatacctcactatagaggaagaatcatatccaacatatatccccaattttctttggggtctcATTTTGGtgtgattaggtggtgcaatgggaacatatatcgcacacccaaatattcttaaatgggaaatatttggctgctggccaaaagcttattgcataggagagaaccgatggtaactcgttggcctcaaatgaataagtgctgcggcatgtaaaatagcatgccccaaaccgaagttgggagatttgttctcataagcaagggtctaacaattaattggaggcgtttaataagtgattctgccaacccattttgtgtgtgaacataagctactggatgttcaacacttattccattagccatacaataagcatcaaaagtttgggaagtaaattcaccagcattatcaagacgaattgctttgattggattttctggaaattgtgcttttaatcgaataatttgagccagtaatctcgcaaacgccaggttgcgagaagataataagcacacatgtgacaatctcgaagatgcgtctattagaaccataaaatatctaaaagatccacatggtggatgaatagatcCACATATATcatcttgaatcctttctaggaattcaggggactcaaatccaatctttactggtgatgaccttaaaattaacttcccttgagaacatgcagcacaataaaattcactagatttaagaatcttctggttctttagtgaatgtccatgagagttttcaataattctcctcatcatggttgttctcagatgacccaatctatcatgccaagttatgaatttatttgggctagtaaacttctggtttataatggcatgtgattcaattgcactaatcttggtataattcAACCCAGataaaagtgagggtaacttttctaatataacctttttatttaaatcatgagttgtgatacataaatactcatgatttccctcattcattatttcaatatgatattcatttcggcgaatatctttgaaactcaacaagttcttcagagacttagtagacaatagtgcattattttttataaattttgtttctccagaaaacaaaattatagctcttccagagccttctatcacattgcctgagccaataataatattaatatactaTACCTTttgcacaagatgggtaaaatatatatatatatatatatatatatatatatatatatatatatatatatatatatatatatatatatatatatatatatatatatatcacttttaagaatagtgtgcgaacttgcactatccgcaaggcaaatatctttagaatatatccttgccatttttctttcaataataataataataataaaatgagtagaagtacatgcacattaaaattattcacatgaatacttaacaaacacatacatatatcaaactattccatcattgatcaaatagccaatatttccttcagaatccttaaagaaattagatacatcataatgagtggtggaattttcatcatttgaaacaaaatttgtttcctttcctttgtcatccttttttaaggatacttgataaagatcaactaggtgccttggggtacgacaggtacgtgaccaatggccctttccaccacaacggaagcatttattctcaattgatttactttgcccattatttctttctttatcccacttctggtgagatcctttcttgtgaatataatttcttttccttccttaatttttcttgttactaaaaccttgccatttacctcttctggggtagtTTGCCgtatttacttcaggaaatggagTGGCGTCAGctggcgcgcttcatgattcttTTAATAGTAACTCATTGTTGCactcagcaacaagaaggcaagaaattagctcaaaaaatttttaaatcctttttctcgattgCTATTGCAGGAGCACATACGAGGCATagaaggtcgagaaagttttccctaacatatcgggtttgaggaagtatcacatgattgtacctttcttcaaggtctttccacatatctgcaagatcttttaatgtgggatattcatttttcaatcatacgtcaagatgacgatgaaggaAAATTATAgttttggctttatccttctgggatgtattattttcagtctcaatggtatctccaagatcccttgaatcaagatgaatttcaacatctatatccatgataaataactattttcaaatatatcaagagcattatatccaagatgaaagagtttcgacataataaaaatttgttacctgaagtcttctaaaattttgttaaagtctcgtgctgataacgtgttataaaataaataaaaaagatgtactagatataaaataaagatgtataaatggATAACTTTAACAATAATAATCACCACTTCAATATCTCATACTAAtagaataatagaaatatattaatattatatattaatacttATATACTAACACccagagagaagaaaacaaaatttataatattatagtgcataaaaaaaaaagagaaataagaatGTTTTATTATTGTTTGTATGTATTCCTTTACCTCAGTACATGTATTTATAGGCACATAAAATTTACATTTCAAACTTTTTCATTCTAAGAAATTATTTTCTTTAACATAGGAAAAAAAACCATTTGAAAAAAATACCACTCATAAATAAACATCCATCATTTTTATCTATCCATGTAACAACACCCTTATCTATACcaaagaatttggccaagtgtTTTACCCACCAAAAGCTATATAAAAGATGTTGAAAAAGGTATTCGCACCACACGTGCCACACGGGTGGGATCCACCACGTAGGTTAACGACAACGTCCGTTTTGAAACGCCGCCGTCTGTTCAACGCTGAGGCTCCTCAACAGCttgctctctctttttctctctctcgaTTCCAATCATTTCCTGGAAGACAAAAACGACTTCAGAAAACACGCGTTTCCATTTCACACACTCGTAGTCGTAGAATCTAGAATTTCCCTCGACTTTCTCCCTAAGATTCCCCCAAAATTGGTGAACACAGCTCTTCACACTTCGGAAGCTCCTCCTCCCTCCTCGGGCGATTCGATTCGTCTTCGTTTGATTCTGGATGTTTCGATTTCGTGTTGAGGAATGATTGCGCTCTGCTCTTTCAGCTCTTGTTTATTGGGTTTCTTCGATCTCTCCTCAAACCCTCTTAAATCCCCTCCGCGCTCGGATTCGCCTCTACAATTTTGAGTCTCTAGGTAAATTATTTCTTCTGCGTTGTTAGGTTTCTGTTTTGTCGCAGGTTTGCAAATTGAGTATTAGGATGCTACTCATAGTTAATCTAACTTGCTTTTGAGGAGTGTTTGACTTAGGTTTTATAAATTAGTTGGATTGAATTTAATGATTTAATCTCTATGTTCGTAGACAATTCACCAAAaattctctttttaattattcttccatttttattttgtttttatgataTTTGATTTCTCTTGTGAATTAATTGTAGTGATTGCAAGCAACTATGTATCACGCGAAGAAGTTCTCGTCTGCAACGATGGTGCCGCATAAACCTCAAGGTGGTGGCGAACAAGTTGGAaatgttggggttttggatggATCTGCGGTGAGGAATGCGGGACCTGCTAGTTCTGGTGGAAATGGGAAGCAGCGTTTGCGATGGACATCTGAACTTCATGATCGTTTTGTGGATGCCATTACGCAACTTGGTGGACCAGATAGTGCGTACTTCTTTTCAATAGACATTATAACACATTCcttgtaaaagaataaaaagaaaaagaaaaaaagaagatgaagaaaacgAGAGTTTCTATGTACTGTCAACCAGTAACAAATCAATAGTAGGTAGTTATCATAATGCGTAGTTAGTCATCATGATTTGGTAATTTTACTGAAACTTTTACGGTAAAGTTGTGAATATCTATgtgtttatatataatttacatgaTCTTTGAGTAACATAGGATAGAGAATACTATTTAGGAGATGCTTCTCTTTCGCGTAAGTTAACATTTGACGGctgttttttaattattattctttattttactgTAGCTTTCAAGGTATTGATTAGTTTGTTACTTGTGGCCCAATGATTACTTTGAATTACAAACACTGATAGGCAATTGTACAATTTTGGAGTGCATTGGTTGAATTCAATTTAATGGATTAAATATTAGAGTTAGTGCTAGTTTAATAATAGCGAAATGCTATATCTATATTTCGAAAACAATATTAACTGTTTGAGGTGCTTTTGTTAAATGTTTTTCCGTATCTAGATCAAGTTTAGTAAAGCTGGTTAGTTTCACAGGCTTACAATTAATCATATGTGACCTAGAGTTTTGTGTTTTGCTTGAATCTCAATTTGCTTCAAATAAAACCTAGACAAGACAAATTCTTGAATGAAACAAAAGCTAGCAATGTAGGCTGGATGAAAGTTGTCACTGTTCTTTCGTCTTACTTTTATGCTTGCCACCGAGGTGGGAACAGTATGATTATGTTCAGAAGTTGATTGAATTATTAATAGTTAAATGGCTGATTATTTTTAGTTGAGGTAGGTTAACATCAACTGCTTGGAAGTGATATTCTTTTCTGAGTGGTTTCCCTTTCTCTTACGTTTTGGTcttctacttctttatcatgatGGTGTCCAAATATCTTGCTAATTTTCATTCATTCATGACAGGAGCAACACCAAAAGGTGTTCTGCGAGTGATGGGTGTACCTGGACTTACTATTTATCATGTTAAAAGCCATTTACAGGTGTTGTCATCTGATCTAAAATTTTagatataggcatgtaaaatttgaagtttgttttgCTAGTTTGGTGTTGGTTCTAATCTCTCATATTATTTTATGTAGAAATATCGTCTAGCAAAGTACTTGCCTGATTCTCCAGCTGATGGTAAAGGTgccttgattttctttttcttcaacttTCCTGAAACAAATGCCCGTGTTATTTTTACTTTAAATTGACTCTAGGAAGTTTACTTCTTGATTTGTAGACTCTAAAGATGAAAAAAGGACATCTGGAGACACTGTTACTGGCATAGATTCTTCTCAGTGAGTATCTTAGCTGTTTAAGTTAATTACAATTCCTTAGATGTATGTTCTTTACTGTCAACTTTGCTTGTAACATATGATGTTCAGGGGGTTGCAAATCAATGATGCTCTAAGAATGCAGATGGAGGTTCAGAAACGTCTTCATGAACAGCTTGAGGTTTGGTAACTGACCTTGCTTTATTTCTCTTGGTGGAACAGAACCAGATTTAGGCATTTAGCCATAACCATAACCAACTCCTTCCAAAAGAGAAATGGCAAATATAAAagatggaaaatagaaatttatgAAAGGAAAAATGACATGGTTTGTGTAACTCCCTAATGCTAGTATCGGATCACTCTTATTCCTTTTAGAGACTTCAGTTCATACTATAATGGAAGCTTTTTCAGCTTGGTTCACAGAAAATCTGATTTCATTTATTGTGTGTCGAATGTGGGTATTATACCTTCTTCATTTGTTTATTATTGCTCTACAATATCGGATATTTTCCTTTTTATGATAGATAATTTTTACCATGTGACATATATAGGTCAAGGTTAAATTTGCAATATATCATTAGAATGTTACCGTTGTAATTTGAAGAGATGGGTCCAACTATACCTTAATGGTTGAAATAGACTagtaacttttcatataataacCTAGGTATGATGGGCTAATCAGAAAGGCTTTGATTGTGCTGTTGTATTTTTCCCGTAACTTTTTGTAATCTTCTGAAGTATACCAACTATATATTCTTCCTGTATTTAAAACTTCTACATCTTTGCTGGCTGGATAAACCGACTATATATTTACAGTTTTAACTTCTGAAGAAGAATAACAATATATTTAGCCTCAAATTCTGCATGTGATAGTTGAATtatccatttttttttatttcgttaGCATTGTGCCTTGTTCTTTCTCCCTCCATCAGCTGTGGGAACTTCTGGTAATGGTGAAGCTCTTTGTGGCTTATATGATATTCCAGGTGCAAAAGCAGTTACAAATGAGAATCGAAGCGCAGGGGAAATACTTGCAGAAGATCATAGAGGAACAGCAGAAATTAGGGAGTACCTTGACAAATTCAGACACATTGCCATTGTCCCACGATAAGCAAAATAATCCCCCGTCAGAGCCTTCTGGATCAAGCGATGCCATCGCAGATTCCATGTCTCCACTCAAAAAACAGAGAATCGATGATGGTTCAAAGGATGGCTTTGCTGCTTCTCAGGTGACAACAAAGACTTCACAAAAGACTGATTGTAGTGTTGATCAGTTGGACTCATGAAAATGAGAATGGGTTTGGATTTAATTCAGAGACCGAAAAGTAAGAAGATAAGGAGATTGAGCAGTAAGTAGGTTCCATTGTATTGTCAACATTGGTCCCATTGCATTGTCTAGTATATTTTTCTCTTAAGAGATGCAAATCATCCATGTGTaaattatatttcttgcaatccaTTTGTATATATTAATGTAGATATAGTAGATGCATTCTTGTCTCCTGCTGTGGAAGTCAAACACTGCTTTCACTAAAGGGAAATCATACATGTGGTTATGCATAACATATGAATGTTATTGTGGTGGTGTGGTCCATATCAAAACTATGGCTTACCTAGTGAATTAGTGAATGCTCAACACTATCCAGTGATTCCAGTAGGATAAGCCAAGCCCTAGGCTTGGTTGTTGCAAAGTTCCCTTCAGATTTTACATTAATTTGATATCCTTTAGAGAGTTACTTGTCAATGTCAAATATTTATCTAGATTCATCTCTTGGTGCTTGACTGGTTGTgtaccccttttttttttttttttgtacattgGACGCCAAGAGGCCGGTTGTGTGTACCTTTATATTACCAAAAGTGAAATCTCCAAAACATAAGATGGGAAAAACAAAAGTTTGCAATATACCCTTAGCACAACAGAAAAAGGATATGTAAGGCCTTTTCTAACATTTTCTCCTTATttcattttgttaaattttattcgAGTAATACTTCAGGTCAGGCTTGCTGATAACTTATCctttaacccaaaaaaaaaaaaaattgattctcaatttttaaaataaaaagtttagggtaaagtataatttttttccttaaagtttgtcaaaaattttaaaaatacaattaaattttattttgttttaattttgtccttgaAGTTTTTGATTTGTTATATTCCTGATAGTTGAAAATTCAGAAAGTTTAGGATCAATCTAGTAATAGATTTGCATATGCTGATAGTTGAATATTTAGAAAGTTTAGGATCAATCTAGTAATAGGTTTGTATATGTTAAAGGTTGTTATTGAGaaattattgataaatttatcttaaaaattttgaaaaattaattatcaaggaTATATTTGAGTTAATATTCAAAATGGCTCCTGACATTTAAGGAGAAATTCAATTTGACCCTTGAAATTTTAATTGACTCAATTTGAACCCGCAATTTAAGTGATTCATGTTAGTCCTTCTGTTAATCTTTATTAATGGCACGTTTACCTAGAATGTTAAGTGACACGTGGGACTGACACCTAGTCTTATTATACGACGACGTTTCTTCCTTGATGCCTAATCTCTCTTCAAACGACATCGTTTTAGCCATTTTTGgggttaaaattcaaaaacacttcaTTACCAATGATCAAACCACTTAAACAGGAAAACTCTTCTTCTCGTTCTTATTCTCTCGCATGAACCATACTGTAAAAGATCAATGTCGCTGCTAGTGTAGGTCGCCGACAAAGCTCGTCGTACGCGTTTCCGTTTGTTAGGACGAGGAAGAACCTTTGCACCACTGTTTCTCCCAAAAAGGTTAGTAACACAAGCATTCTATGTTTGGATTCAatgttatgttttgtgtcttctcTTGATTGGGTTTATAGGCCATTGATTTGTGCTCTATTTGATGCTCAAATGGATTGGGTGCATTGTGAAAGTAGATAGTTTTAGTTATTGATCCTCTTCTGTTCAGGTTCTTTTTTTAAAGAGTAATTATGATTAATGTTAACTGCGTTACAGAGAAGAAAGCACATTCAAGTTAGTGAAGTCTACCACTTCTTTATGTACCAGTTTCTCCTTATAGATAATTTCAATAGCTGAGCTTTTATTGTGATTAGTGTTaactgtgttttttttttgacaaataaCTTGGTTAAGTTTtctataatgatttttttttgaaaatataaaatgagaaatttatgAATGAGTAAATAGATTATATTTGTCAATGTGATAATGCGTAGCTGTTAATTATAGATAGCAAAAAATTGTATAGCTGTTGTTACAGGGataacttttatatataaatttttacatttTCTATTCTAAAAAAAGATTGCTTGGCATGTTAATGTAGAGTCATCTGATGCATGATATAAAAGGCCTTGGATGTTGAAGTTAAGTTGTTAATTGTTTGAATTATATTCGTAGATAGGTAATTTGATAACAATTGTCTATCATCACGGAGACACCTTTGTTACAAAGAATGATGAAAGTGTAGTTTACGAAAGGACAATACGGATGAATTAACTGGACTAGATGAAGATAGATTAGATGTATTTTCACTAAGGGATTACTACAAAGAGTTCGGTTATGCtgacaatgttgaatgttggTGGCTTATTCCTAGTAGACCTTTAAAGAGTGGACTGAGAGCACTTTCACATGACAATGAATTGTTAGAGATGTGCTATCTTGCAAGAATGAACCAAGAAAGAGTCCACTTATATTTTGAGCATGGAGTTCCCAACCCCATGATGATGAAGTACCTGAGTTAATAGAGTTTACTCCCATTGTTCCTAAAGAAAACAAGGATGCACCTATCACCACACCAAATCCAATAGGAAGCCCAAATGATGTTTCAGCTACGAAACCCAATGAAGAACCAACAGTCCAAGTCCAGCCTAAAGCACTAGCCCAGGCCCAAGTAGATCCATCAGCCCAGACTCAATCCGAATCACCAACCCAGGCCCAACCTAATCCATCAGCCAAGCAAAACTTATCTAAACCCAAGTCCACCTCAACCAAATTCATGTACAAGAGCATTTTTTAGTCATGGACCAAAGATGGACAACATTTGTAACAATGGCTGTGAGGTATTTAACTCAATAATCAAAGTTGATGATATTGTCTGTGCTCTTGCTGCTGCAGCAACAGTTGTTGTAGCtaaatccaaatcccaagataGAGCTAACGCTAATGCACCCAATGATGCTGCGGCAACTGTTGGTATACAAACTGTGGATGCTCCACAGGCTTCAGAGATTGACATCACCCAACCCACTATTttacagtaaaaaattataaagtaGGTAACATTATACAACACATTAATTAATTACATTTATGAAAATATCATGTGTTTATTCTTAAACTATCAAATACTTCTAATTACATGTAGGtgcctccacctccacctctacTCACAAGGCTGGATAAGCTACTGCACAAAAAAGAGCAATTCCGAGTGTGGACCCAATGCAAGGAGCTAGTTCTAGGATAGCATCAAAGTTGACAGAATTTATGAAATTTGTCCCCACTCCGGACTTCAAAGCACCAAGGAAGAAATAGagattaaattatattatcttttgtggatgaattgataaatttaatcCGAAGTTGTGTGTTTTGAGGTTGTTTTGTGGTTATTTTGTGGCTGAAATTTATGTCAGTGGTTGTTTATATCTTTTGTCATGTTTTATATAGGGCATTGTTTTGGAACCTTTTAAATAGCTCTTTTGTTTTGTGTTTGTAATGATAATACTCTAGACATCACTCTTGGTTTATCATGTGTCACAATGGTCATTGTCATGACTATGGTTGACCTATGAAATTAGATTCAaggtttattattataatttattttgcaaTTTAGAGATTTAGTATATATATGACAAGTTAGTTCATTAATGTTATTTGTAGATTTGTAATATACTTGATCAGCCTCTTTTTTATCCTTACCATTTTACTTTTACAGGTTTAGTCACaactttcaatttataaaatcgtACATATTTGTAATATCATCACTAAATTTGTAGGTTTAGTCACAACTTATAATTTACAAAAtagatttgtattaaaaaaaaacataattgtagtgatattaatttaatttcattcgtTACTTTCCTACACCCAAGCCATAGTCAATGACTACAACTACaaacaaaacaagagaaaaaCTCAAAATACTATTCTATACTTTTAAAATCCTAATTTCAGCTTCTATTGCACTAATTCTCCAACCCACATTTATCTTCTAATGCTCAATGCAATTTTCATTTTTATGTCTCCCAGTTATGTCTTTTTCTTTCTCGTTATTTGTCTACACAAAAAGTCCACACCATCTATTTCCAGAGGTCTGTCAGAACAAGAACCACAAAATAAATTATGCATGTATtacaaaaaagatgtaaattcAAGAAGGAAGCAATTCAAGAACTTACATTATAGTTTGGACATCCCAAAAATGGTCTCTCTGGATTTGATTCTGTTCCAAACCAGCGAAGAACGGGACGCATCCCACAACCACACCAACGTGGAACCTTTCCAACTTTAGCTCAATTTGGATTCCTTCCCAAACTTCCATGTGAATGAGACTTGTTGCAGCTTACGGAATCTTAGTTGGTACTCCTCATCATCTTCTCCAACACCCAAACAACGATATCAATTGAAAAATTTGACACTTGTTAGGGTTTTATATTCATTAAAAGGGGTTAAATTgagtctaaatttttttttcatgtcaGCAAAATTTTCTCAGGCCACATAATGGATCCACGTGTCACTTAATGTTCCAGATAAGTGTGCCGTTAATAGAGATTAACAGAAGGGTTAATGTGAGTCACTTATTAAAAATTGAAGGTTCAAATTGAGTCAATTGAAATTTCAGGAGCCAAATTGAGTTTGCTCCCAAATTTCAGGGgctattttgagtattaactcgatatatttgatgcaaataaaaaacttttgagacaaaattaaaataaaataaaacttatgaatatttttaaactttttaacaaactttaagaagaagaaaatatactttatcccaaattttattttttatacttctaatatttatatttatatttatttttaattttatttttatatttttattttattttattttatttttatattaaatatttcaaaacgtttcaatttttatttttaaacaaaattgaCTAAATAAATACTCTTTTTCCATTACTTTATCCTATTTGGTATCGGCTCCGCTAAGTAGACAATAGAGAATCTAAACAACGTGAATAATAAGTTAAAAATTTGGCccaatagaattaaaaaaaacacTCCAACCAAATTACCCAACAAAAAAATCCcgtaattcaaaaaatttaactaT contains:
- the LOC112696821 gene encoding myb family transcription factor PHL7 isoform X1, encoding MYHAKKFSSATMVPHKPQGGGEQVGNVGVLDGSAVRNAGPASSGGNGKQRLRWTSELHDRFVDAITQLGGPDRATPKGVLRVMGVPGLTIYHVKSHLQKYRLAKYLPDSPADDSKDEKRTSGDTVTGIDSSQGLQINDALRMQMEVQKRLHEQLEVQKQLQMRIEAQGKYLQKIIEEQQKLGSTLTNSDTLPLSHDKQNNPPSEPSGSSDAIADSMSPLKKQRIDDGSKDGFAASQVTTKTSQKTDCSVDQLDS
- the LOC112696821 gene encoding myb family transcription factor PHL7 isoform X2, which translates into the protein MYHAKKFSSATMVPHKPQGGGEQVGNVGVLDGSAVRNAGPASSGGNGKQRLRWTSELHDRFVDAITQLGGPDRATPKGVLRVMGVPGLTIYHVKSHLQKYRLAKYLPDSPADGKDSKDEKRTSGDTVTGIDSSQGLQINDALRMQMEVQKRLHEQLEVQKQLQMRIEAQGKYLQKIIEEQQKLGSTLTNSDTLPLSHDKQNNPPSEPSGSSDAIADSMSPLKKQRIDDGSKDGFAASQVTTKTSQKTDCSVDQLDS